Genomic window (Neorhizobium galegae bv. orientalis str. HAMBI 540):
CGTGCCACAACAGATAGAGGTTCATCTGGTCGAACTCCCTCGGCGCCTCGACGAGCTGCAGATGATTGGCCGGCGCATTGGCGACGATATATTCCGCATAGGGTCGCGCCGTGGTGAAGATCAGGTCTGTTTCGGCAAGGATTGCCGGGATCAGCGCATATTCCGGAACCGACATGGCGATGCGGCGGCGCATTCCAAGCTGCGCCAGTCGTCCGTCGATCGGGCTATAGACGGCGTTGGAGCCGGGCGTCGGCGAGACATGGTCGGCATCGAGATAATCATCGAGCAGAAGGCGCCCGCGCTTCGCCAGCGGATTCGATTTCTGCACTACGCAGGCGATGTCGCAATGCAGGAGCGTGCTCGATTTCAGGCTCTGCTGCGGCGCCGGCCAATTGCCGATCACCATGTCCACCCGGCCCGACCCCAGATCCTCGATCAGGTCGCTCTGTTCCGAGGGCGCGAAGAAGTCCACCGATATACCCGGCGCCTCGTGGCGGATGCTGGTGGCGATCGGCGGAATGAGGAAGGTGCCGAAGCAGTTGACCGCGGCAATCCGCATCCGGCTGTGAACCATGCCGGGATCGAACTGGCTGCTGCGGTTGAGTGTATCCAGGAGGCCTTCGAGCATGGCCGCGATCGAGGCCATCACCTCTTCGCCGCGCTCGGTCAGCACCAGTTTCTGGCCGCTGCGCACGAGAAGCGGATCCGCAAAGATCTCGCGCGCCTTCTTCAGGCAGGCACTGACGGCCGGCTGACTGTGTCCGAGCAGCACGGCGACCTTGGAGACATTGCGCTCCCTCAGCAGCAGATAGGTGGTGCGCAGCAACCTGACGTCGATAGAGGGATTTATGTTCGCGTACACGGCCGTTTCCTCTTGCAGGCGGATCGCGGGACGCGATGCAAGTGATGTGCCACCTAACGAACTTGTATTGCTCCGGCGGTGGAGGGCGTATGAGTGGCGCGGCAGCATCTTCGCGATTTTTCAGCTGGACGTCTGCGAAGTTCCTTTCTTCCGGCGATGACGGTGCTAGAGTTCGGCCGGCGCGATCACGAACTTCGGCCGGGGGGTGGATGAAAAGTTTTATTGCAAAGGCCGCGGCGGCGGCAATCGTCCTGTTTGCCCGGGCGGTCACGGCGGTTCGCGCCATATGGCCCGACGAAGGGCTGCCTTCCCGGCCCTGCATCTATTTTGCCAATCACTCCAGCCATGGTGACTTCGTGCTGGTCTGGGCGGTGTTGCCGCCAAGGCTCCGCCATCAGGCTCGTCCGGTTGCCGGCGCTGAATACTGGCTGAAATCGCCGCTCAATCGCTTCATTGGCAGCGACGTCTTCAATGCCGTCCTCATCGAAAGGGAGCGTGACAAGAGGACGGAGGATCCCATTGCGCAAATGGCCTCGGCGATCGACGCCGGTTCATCGCTGATCCTCTTTCCGGAAGGCACGCGCAACCAGTCCGAGGCCCCTCTCCTTCCGTTCAAGAGCGGTATTTTTCATCTGGTCACGGCGCGGCCTCACATAGATCTCGTTCCGGTCTGGATCAACAATCTCAATCGCGTCATGCCGAAGGGCGAGATCGTCCCGATACCGCTGATCTGCACCGTCACCTTCGGTAGTGCCCTGCAGTCCGCTCCGGGTGAAACCAAGGACGCTTTCCTTGATCGAATGCGAAGCGCTCTTTTAGCTTTGTCTCCTAAACCTGCAGGGAGTGGTGAATGAGTGCCGCGAGTTCCGATCTCTTGACGCTGGTGGCCGGTATCTTCGGCGTGCTCATTTTCGCCTCGGCCATCGGCTACGTGCTGCAACAGCGCCTCTCGCCGACCGGCTCGAACGCGTCGATCGAAAACCTCAATGCCCGGATCAAGGCCTGGTGGATCATGGTCGTCCTGATCGGCATTGCCTTCGTGGCGGGCCGAATCGGCGTTCTCATTCTATTCGGGTTCTGCTCCTTTGCCGCGCTTCGAGAATTTGTCACCCTCATCAACACCCGCCGAGCCGATCACTGGGCACTGGCGGCCGCCTTCTTCGTCGTGGTGCCGCTTCAGTATTATCTGCTCTGGGCGGAACAATACGGCATCTTCTCGATCTTCATTCCGGTCTATGCGTTCCTGCTGATGCCGATCATATCCGTGCTCAGGGGCGATACGGAGCGCTTTCTGATCCGCATCGCCGAAGTGCAATGGGCACTGATGATCTGCGTCTTCTGCGCCTCGCATGTCCCGGCGCTGCTGACCTTGAACATCCCGGGCTACGAGGGGCGCAACGTGCTGCTGATCGCCTTCCTGGTGATCGTCGTCCAGTTGAGTGACGTGCTGCAATATGTGTGGGGCAAGCTGTTCGGGCGCACCAAGATCGCTCCGAAATTGTCGCCGTCGAAAACAGTCGAAGGTTTTGTCGGCGGCGTCATCAGCGCTACCCTGATCGGCGCGGCCCTCTGGTGGATAACGCCATTCACGCCGGTTCAGGCAGGGCTCCTCGCCTTCATTATCACATTGATGGGTTTCTTCGGCGGCCTGGTGATGTCGGCGATCAAAAGGGATCGCGGCATCAAGGACTGGGGCAATCTCATCGAAGGTCATGGCGGTCTGATCGACAGGCTGGATTCCGTCGTCTTCTCGGCACCGATCTTCTTCCATATCGTGCGCTACTGGTGGTCGCTGTGATGCCGGATGCGCTGAAACGGCTTGCGCGCAGCGGAACGGTGCATGTGCTGTTTGCATTTCTTGCCATGGGTGGCTGGGCGGTTTTTGCCAATCGTGCTTATGAAATGCCAAGGCCGCTTTATTCGGGTCTGGTGCAGGGCGTGATGTCCGCCTGCCTGACGCTTTTCCTGAAATCGGTGATCGACGGGCTTTCGAAGCGCTTTGAGGGCCTGACACGTTTTTGGGCGCCGCCGCTGATTGCCTGCCTCGGCTCGGCCGCGGTTCTCGTCGCCATCCACGCGGCGAGCGGCACACCGGAAATCCTCAAGACCGTCGCGGTTCCGCTTCTGGTATCGACGAGCTACGCCACGATCTACAATTATTCGATCTCCGCACGAGGAGCCAAGACATGACCGAGACAGGCGACAGGCGACCTCTGGCAAGCCGCAACACGCGCTGGGCAGGCGCGATCGCGCGGTGGATGGCGTCGAAAACCATCACGCCCAACCAGATATCCCAGGCCAGCATGGTCGCGGCAGCGCTTGGCGGCGGCGCCTTCTATCTGGCGGGACAAACGGTCGGATGGGCGCGTATTGCCTGCCTTCTATTGGCCGTCCTCTGCTGCCAGGGCCGGTTGCTTTGCAATCTGTTCGACGGCATGGTCGCCGTCGAAGGCGGAAAGGGAGAGCCGGACGGGCCGTTCTGGAACGAGCTCCCGGATCGCGTCGCCGATCTTCTGATCTTTGCGGGCGTCGGATATGGGATCGGCATGCCAGGTCTCGGCTGGGCCGCCGGTGCTTTTGCCGTCTTGACGGCCTATGTCCGGGAACTCGGCCGCGCCACAGGCAATCCGAGTGATTTCTCAGGCCCGATGGCCAAGCAGCACCGTATGGCAACGATCACCGCGGCAGGATTGGCATCGATCCTTGAACCGTTGTGGGGCGGGTACAACCAGATCCTGATGATTGGTCTTGGAATAATCGCGCTCGGCGCGGCCTTCACGGCAATCCGCCGCTCAAGGACATTGATCACGCGCCTCAAACTGCTGGGAAAAGCAGGACATTAAATCAGGCCGGGGAAACATCGCTACGTGTGTCTTCGGCGGCATGCAAAGTTGCCGCCGATCTGTGGATGAGGTCAGCCCAGCGCCGAGCCGTTGGTCGCCAGGAAAACCGAATAGAGCGACTTGGTGGCGGTGATGAAAAGCCGATTTTTGCGTGGGCCGCCGAACGTGACGTTTGCGACGGTCTGTGGCACCAGGATCTTGCCGAGAAGCTCGCCTTTCGGGGAGAAGCAATGCACGCCATCGCCGGCGCTGGTCCAGACATTGCCCTGGATATCGACGCGGAAACCGTCGGGCAGGCCATTGTCGAGACTGCAGAAGATCTTGCCGTTGGCAAGACGCTTGCCGTGGACCACGTCGAAGACACGGATATGACGCGGCGCATTGACATCATGGCTGGAGGCAGAATCGGCGACGTAGAGCTTCGTTTCATCCGGTGAGAACGCAAGGCCGTTCGGCTGGCCGAAATCGATGACGACCGCCTCAAGGTCGCCGCTCACCGGATCGAGACGGTAGACATTACGTGTATCCTGCTCCGGCTCGGCCCGATAACCTTCATAGTCGGACTTGATGCCGTAGGTCGGGTCGGTGAACCAGACGCTGCCGTCCGAGCGCACGACGACATCGTTCGGCGAGTTGAGCCGTTTGCCCTGATAACGGTCGGCAAGAACCGTGATCGAACCGTCGATCTCGGTCCGGATGACACGCCGGCCACCGTGTTCGCACGACACCAGCCGGCCCTGCCGGTCACGTGTATTGCCGTTGACGAAATTCGACGGCGAACGGAAGATCGAGACGCCGCCGTCCGGCGCCCAGCGCAGCATGCGCTGGTTGGGTATGTCGCTCCAGATCAGGCAGTTCAAATCCGCAAACCAGACCGGACCTTCGGCCCAGCGGCAATCGGAATAAAGCTCTTCGAGAGCCGCGCTGCCAACGATCAGGTGCCGAAAGCGGTCGTCGTGGATTTCGTAGATGGAAGGGATTTGCGGCATGGGAGAGGGTCCGATTTGAGTTTGTTCATCGGTTGGATTGACGGCCGCCGGCAACCAGGATGACGGCGATGATGATGAGGCCGGTCAGGATGAGGCGGAACCCGGCACCGAAGCCATAGGTGTTCAACATCGACACGACAAGGAACATGAAGAGCGACGCGCCCCAGATGCCGGGGATGTTGGAGTTGCCGCCCGCGACCGCCGTTCCGCCGATCACCACCACGGCGATCGACATCAGCAGGTATTCGGACCCCATGTTCAGTGCAGCCCCGCCGGAGAAGCTCGCGAGCAGATAACCGCAGATCGAGGCCAGCACGGCACAGAGGATGTAGGTGACGAGCCGCGTGCCGTCGACGGGAATGCCGGTCATCCGGGCGGCGAATGTGCTTTGGCCGATCGCCGAGATCCAGCGGCCATAAATGGTCTTTTTCAGCAGAACCCAGGCGATGACCGAGAGGATCAGGGCGACGATCGCAATGTTGGGGATGCCGAACAGGCTTGACGTCGTGAAGCTCGCCAGCACTTCCGGCGGCTTGATGCGCAGGCCGCGGTTCGCCCAGATGGCTGTCGACTGCACGATGAAGCTTATGGAGAGGGTCGCGATGATCGGCGGGATGCGCAGGAGTTTTATCAGCGCATAGTTGCCGATGCCGATTGCGAAACCCAGCAGGATCGACGTCAGCAGGCCGACGAGGATCATGCCATCCTGCACGTCCATCAGCTTCAATGCCAGCGTCCCGGAAAGCGTCATCGTGGCGGGCACGGAAAGATCGATATTGCCGGGACCAAGGGTGATGACGAACATCTGGCC
Coding sequences:
- a CDS encoding LysR family transcriptional regulator, giving the protein MYANINPSIDVRLLRTTYLLLRERNVSKVAVLLGHSQPAVSACLKKAREIFADPLLVRSGQKLVLTERGEEVMASIAAMLEGLLDTLNRSSQFDPGMVHSRMRIAAVNCFGTFLIPPIATSIRHEAPGISVDFFAPSEQSDLIEDLGSGRVDMVIGNWPAPQQSLKSSTLLHCDIACVVQKSNPLAKRGRLLLDDYLDADHVSPTPGSNAVYSPIDGRLAQLGMRRRIAMSVPEYALIPAILAETDLIFTTARPYAEYIVANAPANHLQLVEAPREFDQMNLYLLWHERAHNSGANRWLRNVIRTVARRFDQTLHPAPSAIPLRAAS
- a CDS encoding lysophospholipid acyltransferase family protein, with the translated sequence MKSFIAKAAAAAIVLFARAVTAVRAIWPDEGLPSRPCIYFANHSSHGDFVLVWAVLPPRLRHQARPVAGAEYWLKSPLNRFIGSDVFNAVLIERERDKRTEDPIAQMASAIDAGSSLILFPEGTRNQSEAPLLPFKSGIFHLVTARPHIDLVPVWINNLNRVMPKGEIVPIPLICTVTFGSALQSAPGETKDAFLDRMRSALLALSPKPAGSGE
- a CDS encoding phosphatidate cytidylyltransferase, whose protein sequence is MSAASSDLLTLVAGIFGVLIFASAIGYVLQQRLSPTGSNASIENLNARIKAWWIMVVLIGIAFVAGRIGVLILFGFCSFAALREFVTLINTRRADHWALAAAFFVVVPLQYYLLWAEQYGIFSIFIPVYAFLLMPIISVLRGDTERFLIRIAEVQWALMICVFCASHVPALLTLNIPGYEGRNVLLIAFLVIVVQLSDVLQYVWGKLFGRTKIAPKLSPSKTVEGFVGGVISATLIGAALWWITPFTPVQAGLLAFIITLMGFFGGLVMSAIKRDRGIKDWGNLIEGHGGLIDRLDSVVFSAPIFFHIVRYWWSL
- a CDS encoding CDP-alcohol phosphatidyltransferase family protein, encoding MTETGDRRPLASRNTRWAGAIARWMASKTITPNQISQASMVAAALGGGAFYLAGQTVGWARIACLLLAVLCCQGRLLCNLFDGMVAVEGGKGEPDGPFWNELPDRVADLLIFAGVGYGIGMPGLGWAAGAFAVLTAYVRELGRATGNPSDFSGPMAKQHRMATITAAGLASILEPLWGGYNQILMIGLGIIALGAAFTAIRRSRTLITRLKLLGKAGH
- a CDS encoding SMP-30/gluconolactonase/LRE family protein; the protein is MPQIPSIYEIHDDRFRHLIVGSAALEELYSDCRWAEGPVWFADLNCLIWSDIPNQRMLRWAPDGGVSIFRSPSNFVNGNTRDRQGRLVSCEHGGRRVIRTEIDGSITVLADRYQGKRLNSPNDVVVRSDGSVWFTDPTYGIKSDYEGYRAEPEQDTRNVYRLDPVSGDLEAVVIDFGQPNGLAFSPDETKLYVADSASSHDVNAPRHIRVFDVVHGKRLANGKIFCSLDNGLPDGFRVDIQGNVWTSAGDGVHCFSPKGELLGKILVPQTVANVTFGGPRKNRLFITATKSLYSVFLATNGSALG
- a CDS encoding ABC transporter permease is translated as MNAARLLFTKPWIWSFAATMIVWIVTVLFTGGASSLGLSQAALTFAAFSVIVGIGQMFVITLGPGNIDLSVPATMTLSGTLALKLMDVQDGMILVGLLTSILLGFAIGIGNYALIKLLRIPPIIATLSISFIVQSTAIWANRGLRIKPPEVLASFTTSSLFGIPNIAIVALILSVIAWVLLKKTIYGRWISAIGQSTFAARMTGIPVDGTRLVTYILCAVLASICGYLLASFSGGAALNMGSEYLLMSIAVVVIGGTAVAGGNSNIPGIWGASLFMFLVVSMLNTYGFGAGFRLILTGLIIIAVILVAGGRQSNR